In Penaeus monodon isolate SGIC_2016 chromosome 41, NSTDA_Pmon_1, whole genome shotgun sequence, a single genomic region encodes these proteins:
- the LOC119598541 gene encoding translation initiation factor IF-2-like, with translation MNVSVLIGLTLTLALASAAPAPAPVGMMDPASNPFIPSFVKNFIPSASEIAALAALHTTPAPPPLPTAAKPAAPAVPAAAATVSAVIPVAPVIGV, from the exons ATGAACGTGTCCGTTTTGATAGGCTTGACCCTGACTTTGGCTTTGGCATCCGCCGCTCCAGCTCCCGCTCCAGTTGGGATGATGGATCCAG catccaatcctttcatcCCATCTTTCGTGAAGAATTTCATCCCAAGTGCCTCTGAAATCGCAGCTTTGGCCGCCCTTCACACGACGCctgcgccgccgccgctgcctaCAGCCGCGAAGCCAG ccGCTCCTGCCGTTCCTGCTGCTGCCGCGACCGTATCAGCCGTCATTCCCGTCGCGCCGGTCATAGGCGTGTGA